In Cyclopterus lumpus isolate fCycLum1 chromosome 2, fCycLum1.pri, whole genome shotgun sequence, the genomic stretch GATGCCGtacttttaataaataataagagaGACAACGTGGATGGACCGCCACCACCTTGACCAAAACATTTCCTGCCACAGATGCTGAAATTAAAACTGCAGTCTTGGTGGAACAACACAGGACGCAAAAGGTGACGCCTCGAATacagggaaaagaagaagaaaatccctCACATCTGGGATGCATTGCTCTTTGATACTCTCCTTTCCTACTGTCTTCTTTGGTCACAGTCCTGCCATGTTTGAATATCATCTTCTGATACCTACAATAAATCTGGATCACTGCCCATAACAGAGAAAACAAGGCCGTGTTGACAAAGTCTTTTTTGTACATGCTCCCTGAGATATCTTTCCCAGGAATCCACTCCCTCCGCATTGGTCCTTGGCCTCCGCGAGTCACCTTGCAAAACCGGTGCCGGCGCTGAGAAGCGCCGTTATTAGCGTATCGTTCTCACCTCCTTGTTTGTCTGTGAGAATGGGAAAATAATCTTTGTTTTGCAGCGCGGCACCCAAACAGCCGGGTTCCCAAGAGAAACCAGCGCGCGGATAATCAGAGTTTTCCCTGGATTTTAGAGTTGTGGGTGTAAACATCAACTGCAGAGTCTTTGGGGGCAAAAGGGGGTCAAGAAAACTTTGCAGGCCGTGTTTTAACGGGGGAGAGTTGGAAAGCACCCtttggttacatttttaaaaaaaggaacgaTTACAAAACATGGCATCCCATCTGGTGGATGCTTTTATCCAGAGTGAGTGCATCACGAATTAAAAAACAACCCTGACAACGTGTACTCAATAAGCCACAAAACACACTAATACCTTTGGGGCTGAATCAAAGACAACACAATGCACTTAGGCAGAAAGCCACACATGCATTCAAATGTATGCAAAGTTTAAAGCTGCACCGCTTAAACAGGGTTGTGGTGAGTTCGGGGCAACTAAGAGGCCAGCGTGCAGCCAAAAGGTCATCCTGCAGCAGGGTTCAAGCAAGCTGCGTGACCTCTACAGGACTGTTCAAGGCCAGGCAGcaacagtaataaaaaaaaggggggggggggggggggagtttgcTAATGGTACGCCACCAGCGTGCAGTTAGTAATTAAACTGTAAATGggcacaaaataaaagtgcatgTGACTTCAGCTAACTTCCCTAGCGACACAGGCAGTCACGAGAGCTACCCACACATGTTTATTCTTATTTAACTGAAAGGTATTCTTTAAGAGACGACACCTCTGTTACGGTTGAAGTCACATGCTTTCACAACTGCAGTGAGCCACATGTTTGAGTCCGTTAGCCAGCTAAGCTCACGTTAAAGCCACGTTTAATGACTTTAGGCAACAGTGGTGCCTAAACTAGTGTTTAATCAGGTGTGCCAACgactatatttgtattatatcaACAGGTGTCATGATTACAGCTAGCTAGGAAGAAGGTATTTAAAAAACCAGATACACAAAACCTAGCCTCTTCCCCCATCACACGGACCGTTAGCGTAGCTAGCATCATACGCACCGAACAAAATATAACGTTGCGTAATTTGACGGTTttaattcctttaaaaaaactcTCCCGTACACAATTAAAAGTGCAATGAGAGCGGAGACAAGCTGTCCGGTACCGGGACGGCACatggtgtgtttacatgtggCTAGCTAGTCACGTGTGCACTTTACAGCCCGCTGAATAGTAAACTATTGTTAGCATCAAGCTAACCGGACCCACATGGGGTAGTAACGTGAGCTATAGGAACTAAAAAAAACCTCGTTTCTTACGAATAtggaaaagtaaaaataaaggGGTTCACAAgtccacttttttttgtatttttttgtctaCTTGCCATGTCTCCTGGTTGCTGAATTTTTTCGTGATCACTTTCCCCAGCTCCAGTCCGAGCCGATCGGCCACTTTCTGGGACAGGTCGTGGTGCGAGCTCCCGCTAAAAAGCACGATGTTCGGCATGTcgggggaaggaaagaaaggaaagaaaagaaagaaaaaacaaccccTCCCGTTTGCAGCgcgtgaaagaaaaagaaaaaggagggagagcaAAAGAATAACCGACGGGTCGCCCACTTAAGGGGGCTGTGAAAATGGGGGGAAGTTAGCGTGCTAATGCTGCAGCCGTGGCATCGCAATGGTGCAGCTCTGGGGCCAGCGAGCGAACCGGAAGCCTCTGCGCTGTAAAGGGGAGGTGCCCTCCGCTCATTGGCTGGCGGAGCAGTCCGCTGTCACGTGGACGCTTATTACGTGTTGCGCGTGTTGTTTATCATTACTAAACACACTAACATTAGCATTTTTAATCTCCTtttaaaaatgcacttttttttttttaccagcttcATTTAAATTCttgatgttttattattttatgttgtatttttaaacatttttaatttgtttttcttacGTGGTTTACgtgattaataaaaataataataataatgcatttaatttatgtaGCGCTTTTCGTGGTACTCAAAGaaactttacataacataattataacatcctaaaagctaaaaaaaataataactaaaattacaggtaaaacaaatagggactttgtcagttgctcggaccctaataaatatgATTATTCATAATTATAAGCATTTTTtgatattattgtcattattttgtattgttataCCTATACTTTATAATTCTATTTATCCTCCTCCCCTttgctaattattattttatgggAGAGGAAAAATGCATTGCTTGTATGTATTGTTTCTTGTAATTTCTtagtatttgttttttctcaaacTCACTTTCCAGCTTCTTATAATACCATTTGCTGGTTTTCTTAAGTCTTCTGGAGGAGGTCACCTGACCGCTGCTGCATTGGACACTTGTGATATTGGCTCTTGTAATTAGATGTTCCACTCAGAAGTCAGCTGAGACAGCGGTGACATACTTTCTACCATCATCGCCGTCATGTGCCGGGCAGCCAACTGTCCTTCAGACACAGCTCGGGTTAGAAAGTGGAGGGTTTGTATGGGAGGAAAAACATCTTTCTAAATACATTTCAGGAATTCAACTACAACCAGCACCCTTTGATTATTTGCACTTGTATTCGCTCACATGGACTTTGATTAATCATTGACCTGAAGAGACAGATTGCCAAAAACTCAGAGATTCTTAACTTTAAATGTCCTGACGAGTGATTAGAAAATCTTTGAATTGTGAGTGTATCTATGCTGAACTGGTTTCAACCGGACGGCTTTGTTATTGATGTGAAAACTCCCAGAAATGGCACCGAacgtttacaaaaaaaaagctttaaaaaaaaaacaactgtttttttttttaacgtgacgagaaagaaagaaaaactgcagATCGTTGTATTtttcagaaatatattttatagatGTCAGAGATGAAATGTCCAAAGCGTAGGTCCCAAAGAAAGATAACATTTTTCATCAAtagacaaacaacaaacaaaaaaaaataacgttttttttatccatttaCATGTAAACCAAGATTTGCTTTTGAGCCACAGTggttatatatctatatctatatatctatatagatatagatatatagatatagaacTGGCCGAGGTGGGTGTGACAATCAAACGACGATGCCCGTTTCTCCAAACCTTTTCCTAAATCAATATCCGCCATCATCTCCAGCGTAATCGTGCCCGTTCAAAGATCTTTGAAAGAGGAACATTCTTTGGGAGAGTCTCGTGAACTTGTGGGTGCACAGCAGAGGTTTGGCAgagcatgtttttttctctctctaacacaGTACATACATGTTGGAAGTGCTGAATCATGTTCAAATCACTTATTGGAAACGATATTCAATAAGAACAAATATCAAATGATTTCTCAGTGGAGTCGTTTTGGACAAAGTCTCTCGAATTGTTTTCCAaccagagaggaagaaaaaccgccctgtcttcttcttcttcttcttcttcttcttgaaagTCCTCCAGTGTTCTTCTTCTATtgtgcaaatacatttttgttacaTAGACAAGCAGGCATGCTGACTCACAAACCATGCAAAGAGTTAAAGTTGGCGCGAGCAGATggcaaaaaaactaacaaaaagaaagagtagTGTTAAAAGTTTCaacaaaagacataaaaaaaaaaaaaaaaaggacattaaataaaataattaagcCAAATTAAACGAGTAACAAGTGGAATGTTTcgttagaggggggggggggggatgataaTTTAAACATGATAGTCCGGGTGGAACAAAGCAGTTGACAGATGGGGATAACTTCAACGTCGTACTGGTGTCAGATCAGTTGAATTGAACCAGggaaaaggggagaaggagaccGATTAAACATTATAGTGCAACACATGCTCACAGATGTCCCTCCATCCTCGTCCTCATTCAGACTCCCACTTCCTTTGACGtgtcccctccttctcttttccccGCTGAGGAAAACTCAGCTGGCTACATAAAACGGTCtcgaaaccccccccccccccctctctctctctctttgggaTGCGTGATGTTGTCACAGTCGAAAAGGTAAGTGCGTTATCGCCCACGCACGAGAGGAAAAATGTATCGATTAGGCAACGAAGTGATCAAACGTTTTACTCTTGAAAGGCGTTCAAAAAGTCGGTTAACGACCCCCGAGGGCGACTTGAAGACGGTTTAAATACGCTGCTATCTTTTCCCCTTGTGTCGGAGTTCATGGAGTAATATCGTACTGGTTTTTTTTTCGCTCACAATATCATAGCTGTCATTAGTTAAGAGTACATTTATAAATTTTCCATATACAAATCTTCTATAAACAGTACATGTTATATAAATACACGATTGATGAAAATGCAGAAAGGCCGAGAGccgtagaaagaaagaaagaaagaaagaaagaaagaaagaaagaaagaaagggttGCTCCTTATTTTTGataaatacaagaaagaaagaaaatttgTGACAATAGTACTAAGTTGGTGAATGGCAGCCCTATAACTATCCAGAAAACGGATAAAAACACGGAAACAAAATCTATGGATGAAAAGTTAGAAAAATAATcttacacaataaaaaataaaaagtggacACGCTTaccaaacacttttttttttttttttttgatattgTAAACTCGACAACTTGATGTGGAGATCATACATGTAGATACAAATGGGTCAGCACTCGATTACCGCCCCCCtcaaaatatattcaattcaatataCACACGACCGATGTGGAGCTCACAAGGGAGTCGCCGACCGGCGAAGAGGCCGATCGGCACGCGTCAGGAAAAACGCTCACTTTTGATGCGTGAGGATTAAATCAGTAAACATTGAACTGGGTACCGGGAGCCTTTTTTTCTGTAAAGGGCCAATACGAGAAATGTCTGGAGTGAAAGTATTActgtaaaaatgcaaaaaaaaaactcatgctttggcttttcttttgcttgGCTTTCCTCTTTTGGATAAcattcaaaaaaaataataaaaaaatcttgcaaaaagaaaacgtcCGGTCTCTCCGCTCCAACGCATGCTTTGATGCTTTTATGTGTTTACGAAGTAACGACTTCGGTTAAAGGGAAGCTACATCAAAGgctgaacctttttttaaatctgatttCCTTGTTCGAAGGTCTCCGTGTCCGAAGCTGGCAactacctttttattttttgtttattttttttttttataacaaagCGGGGTTATCTTttgtccattttatttatttattttttttacagaaaaatagATCCATCCAAAAGTAAAGTAACTCTTCAAGAGAGGCTGTGAGAGACATAAAGGTTGTCTTCGTCACGTTTCCAAGTAAACATGCTGAAAgattgtttgctttgtttttgtcattctCGCCCCGCCCCGAAAGAGACGGGaactctctgcccccccccccccccccctcttcgaTTCCTCGGCGagagaaatcttttttttttattttttttttttacttaaggCAATCTTTTCCTGAACAATCCTGAAATCCAGCGGACCCTCACCAAGGCACTCCTCTCACTcgtcaaaccccccccccccccccccccaacgacAGGCTGGTCCGGCGAGGTGACAGTCTCGTCGTCAAATCTTTGCAAAGGCCCGACTCAAACTTCGGACCGAACCCAAAGTCCACAGTGAACGCATCGTATCGTAAAAATAGCATCTCGGTCGACCGTAATGCCCACGTTTGTCTCGcagggcaaaaaaagaaaaaagaaattcccGAGCTGCGATTGGCTGCTGGgaacgtcccccccccccccccggcgtCCTCGGGGGCCAGAGGGCAGCCGTGTAAAGCGCCGTATGTTTCTGAAGGGTTCGTCGCACCTTTCTGCGGTCTTTCTCGTACGCTCGCCCATCTCCCCGCTGCCTCGGTCACTTGGTTAGCCGCTGTGGCTACCCGGAAAAAAAATGAGTGTCTCTGAGCGAGTGCCCGCCAAGCAGCGCTTgttatgtttaatttttttttccaattcagTCCTTGTCTCCTGATTGGCTCCCTACTCTGAGGCTGAGcccaccccctctccctcgtttttttttggggccgaGGGGCCGCCAATCAATGTGACCGACGTGGTGAGTGGGGTCAGGGGGGACTAAATGAAGGGAAGCAGTCGAGACTCTTCTCCGGAGAGGTCAGTGGTAACAGTGTGACACCCTCGTGTTTCCCTCAGTTACAGcggttcctcctcttccatggGTTCCTCCTCCGGCctggtggacacaaacacatcgtATGAGACCTCAAGCTAATGGTCCTCCAAACATGCAGATAcgccctccctctctttgtAGAGCGAGTACAGCGACATATTCCTCTGGGTACAGTAGGAGAAGTAGGAGTGAGGCAACAGCTCAGATCACCTTTGATCCATGGCGTTGGTGTTggccacagacagagaggccaTGGCGCTGACGGCTTCGGCCTCCTCCGAGTCTCCTCGTTTGGCCTCCAGCAGAGAGAGCCCCAGCAGCGGCGAGCAGCGATGCACCGAGCCCCAGTACTTACCTGATTGGTCATCAGAGTGCATCGTTAGAAAACAGAGGTAACACTGGTACggatgtgtccgtgtgtgtgcgtgccgcACTCACTGTGAGTCTCCAGAACCTTCTCCAGAGAGCGGACGGCGTTGGGGTTGGGCCTCTGCTCCAGGACGGCCTTCGGCAGCGGGTCCAGCTGTTTGCAGAAAATGTGAAAACGTTGTCAATACTCTCCACAAGGGGGTCGATCTGGAAATAATAATCAATTCACTCCAATCTAGCCCTGAAACATATCGCCACAAAGTACTGAAACTAATCAAATGAACGGCGTCCCGTGCCACACTCGGTCAAGTCCACGTTCCTCCCTTTGAGATAACATAAGGGACATTCATTAGGACGCAGAGGCTGTGCGTCGCCTCCTTACCTCCTGGCCGAGCAGGGCGGCCACGCAGGCCTCAGAGGCGTCGCAGATGGCGGTGAGGTCGTGACCCCCCTCCAGAGCCAGGACCACCCGGCTTCCAGCGAGGGTCATCAGCTGCCTGGTCAGATAGCCAAAACCTGAGGAACGCAAATCGATTTCCATTTTGTGTGttccacaaaaaacaaaaatgttgagGTCAACGAGATAAGACACATTCTCCAGATAATCTCGGGACTCACATTTAGACGTCAAAGTGTAGCCGCCCAGTGGGGGAGGGTGTCCCTCCACGGCGTCGAAGCCGGAGGAGACCAGCACGATGTCCGGGGCAAACTCGTTGGCGATGGGCATCACCACGGACCTGAGAGTGTTAAGATTATGCAGAATCATGAACCAGCAAGTATTTTTCATAATCTGGtaatccataataataataatcctggATCTGTTTGCTCTGTTTGTCTTATGAGCTAATAGACTGAATATCTCTGAGTTTTGAAAGTGAGACATGAATGCATCTGGCTGGTTTCACACACACGTGACGAGCATCGTGATGCTGGTCTCTGTGAGACTTGGTGGTCTTGTGATCTGGTACCTGAAGGCTGCCAGGTACTCCACATCTCCCATGGGTGGATCGAGGCCTCCGGTGAAGGCAACGTTGACGTTGAACCCGACTCCGGGCCCGCTGCCCACCTGCAGACAGAAGCACCTGTGTGACTCACAGTCGTACGGGACAAAAGATAAAAGTCTCTATTTGCCGTTCGCTGTTTAGTTTTAAAATCCATATTTACTTCATTTGGAATATTGCTAAGTATTCAAACTCGTTTTTatttactactttgtctgtagatttctcctgaattcaccaaaagttagcATCACATAATGCAACCGAGTAATCAACTGAGAAGGTCTCGTGGTCACATCTACTAGTGAGTTAAattgttcattcatgttgcaaaatgtttcccacaatgcactgggaAGCGTTTTTCGCGCAATCGCTCACTCACCTCGTCAGGCGCTCCGCTTCCAGGGAAGAAGTTTCCGTCGTCATAGCGATGAATGGACAGGTAGAGGACGTTGGGGTCATCGTAGAACGCTTGCTGGGTGCCGTTGCCGTGGTGAACGTCCTGAGGTCAGATAGCACACGCGGTATGATCACAAACTGCGTGCATACAAAGACTATGCAGACTAACGGCGTCACGTGACCCCTCGGGAGACTGACCCAGTCCACGATGAGGATCTTGGTGACGCTGAgtctctgctgcagcagcttggCTGCGATGGCCACGGAGTTAAAGTAGCAGAAACCCCTGAAGCAgcagaaaagagatgaaaatcAGCTTTATCTTCACGTCTTCAAACGTCGTTCCgagaaggaaatgaaaaacaaataaagcgGTGTTGGAACAGCTGGCGGGGAAACGAAGGCGTTCGGTGCTTTATgtgcaaataaactcaaagtgGTTTGCGAGACTTCTTCTCCCGGCTCCGACGCCGGTGTTTGTGTATGCAGAGATGAAGTGTGGGTGACGGCCGAGGCCTTACATGGGAGTGCTCTCCTCGGCGTGGTGTCCGGGGGGGCGGACCACGGCGAAACCGTTCTGCAGAGACGGACAGGAGCGACAGACGTCTGTTAGCCACACTGATCACCACTCACAGTTTCCTCTGTTTACTAAGCAGCGGTGAACCGCCGCGTACGGAGCGCCGTCACGTCGCCAGAAACTcactcaaaaacacaaaaagaggcGGTTAGGGTTACTTTTTGCTCTTTTTCCAGACCGCATTTCGAATTAGTTCAAATAAACTAGTTAATTAAATGGAGTTGCAGTCTAATTATTCACTTACAATCAAAACATGACACTTGTTTTTCCAGGCAGGAACCCCATAATGTCTTTAAAGGAATAATTCACCCACAAAACAACCATTTCCCTGAGTTACTGCCTTGAAGTAAACAAGTTGGATTTGTTTAGTTTAAGTTCTACTTGCTCGCCCATTCGGGGAGTTTTCTTACTGCGAGTAATTGACATAGAAAAGGTCATTTTGTGGGCGACGTATTCCTTTAAGGTGACACAGAGGCGCATTCGTGGCGCTGTGGTGACGAGAGTAACCGGTGGAGTGAGATCACGGTTACCTTCAGCTCTCCGGTGGCCACTTTGAAAACCAGTTCAACCACGGAGCCGACGGCGAGCCGAGCCGCGCTGGAGGAGTGGACCTCGTTCCAAATGGTATCGCTGTCCACCTGGAAGCACAACAAACACGTTTTTAGATTACAGAGACTTCATTTAATTAGTGTATTGTAGATTATCATTATTCAAACTGGCactcacccccacccctccacacGGTAGGCGAACAAACATGGGAGTGACTGAACCTGATGAACAGGTAATACAGTCAATGACAGTTATTGACtggatattgtgtgtgtgtgtgtgtgtgtgtgtgtgtgtgcgtgagcttACAATCAAGTTTCTGTCGGAGAGGGTTGGTCCCGTACAGCAGGACGTGGGCTTCAGAGTGAAccgtctgcagctcctccagagtggcCTTCCTCCCACgaatacactacacacacacacacacacacacacaactcttgTATACGGTTCACGTCTTCAGGAGACGTTCACCGTGGAGTCTTCTCCTCTTGCTACGTACCTCACAGTGCGCTCGGAGGCCGGTCTCCTGCAGCCGGGACCAGATGCTCTGAATCCGGCCCGCGTGCTCCGGGTGGCTGTTGGTGTTTCCACACATACACTGGTGCTTCTGCATCAGGGAGTCGTACACCAGGCCTGGGGGAACACACAccgagagaaacacacacactcaagtcGCCGTGTAATTATTCAGCGATTGGACAAATGGCAGCACGGTAACtattttttcatctttctcttttaaatattcCCTAGTTTCAGCTTCTCGACGGTGATAATTTACCACTTCTGAGTGAGtgcctctgtctttgttttgtttttatggtgAGATAAGGAAATATTCAGATCCCCCGTACGTCACTGTTGCTCTTaaatataagaaaaatataaataaaggacTACGTAATGTGTGAATGATGTACATTATGAACACAGGTAAACAAGAGGAACATAAAACATCTTCCACTACAGTGTGTTTGTTATCTCGAGTTTCTGCGTCGGGAAGCGAGTGAATTCTAACCTCTCAAATGAGCACTCGAGAGGCCaccatcattttaaaaatgacgAGAAACTTGAACGAGCTCGATGAAAAGGTGACGCCGAACCTGTGGTGAAGCGGGGCTTGACCGGAGGTTCGAGGGACGGGACGCTGATCGGGAAGGAGGAGGCCGAGGCCGGAGACGACTGGGCCCTGGACAGGGGGCGGTGTCCcgggaaggagatggagaggccGGCAGCCTCCATGGAGGCCTGGTAGTTCCTCAGCTGATGAATCCGCTGCTGCTCCAACAACAGGGCCTgctgcttacacacacacacacacacacacacacacacacacacacacacacacacacacacacacacacacacacacacacacacacacacacacacacacacacacacacacacacacacacacacacacacacacacacacacacacacacacacacacacacacacacacacaaataaagaagaTAAATTTCACAGTATGGGCGAGCTGTTCAGTGAAACGCCTTAAATGTAAATGCATCAGGGGACTacagtggaagaaaaaaaaaaagtgcaaattaTGGCCAAAAGATGGCAGCCAAAACAAATGATACAGCTTGGATTTTCCCTCAGCAGTTAATCAGAGAGACGTCATAGGACAAAGAGTCCTCAATACAGTTTCATGCCTTTTtttagggggggtgggggtgttttCACCTCTCAAGGACTTCCCCAGGAACAGCCACAATACATCAGTGCCAAGCAAATCAATTCCCCGAACCTTCGCATTGATTCTCTCGAGTCGACGTTGCTTTGATGTCTCACTTTGAACTCCCCATCCTCTACCTGTCTGAAGAGCAGCTCCTGCTCCGCCAGCCGCtccctgtgctgctgctgcagggcctcctcctgcagctcctgcgGGTCGGGGGGCTCCTGCTTGATGGTGACCCCCGGCGGCAGAGCTCCTCCGTCCTGGTgctccctcagctcctcctccgtctcctccgggTGGCTCTGGTGCTGGCGGCCGACGGGCGACTCGCTGGGCTTGGTCATCATCTGCAGGCCGGGGGAAGAAAAGGGATGATGACACCCCCCGACGTGAAATTAAATTTCACAATCGAAACAGCAGGATGTGACAAATCCCGTCTCCgggcgcgctctctctctcctctgaatCAAATTCCTGGCGAATCGCTCCTTTCTCGGGAGTATTCTTCTTTTAACAAGCTTAATTTGGATTACCCAGTCAGATCTGGTGGCTCGCTCGTTTCAAAACCCGGCCGCTCTAATTGAATGTGAGCGGCCTCTCTGCCGTCTGTACTCCGGGGCTAAATGTGTCTGTTGGAACAGAGGCATTCCTCGCTCCCCGCTGCGCTGCTTTTCATCGACTCCTTCTGGGGCCTGCTGTTAACCGAGTAGTGATTCAGTTGTCTATTCATTCACTCTCACTGACACGGACCATTCAGAAGTGCCATTCGAGGCTGTGgagtacattgtgtgtgtgtgtgtgtgtgtgtgtgtgtgtgtgtgtgtgcgcgtgagagTGTGTTTATGACGTGAAGACAAAAACCGCAGCGAGAAAGAGAAGTGTTTGCTGGAAGTCTCAAGAGTGagctacaggtgtgtgtgtgtgcgtgtgtgcgtgtgtgtgctggtgcAGCATTGACGTCAAAGCATTCACCAGCtctaattcccccccccccccctccccccctccccctcctcttcttcttgtcttctctGCATCGAGACAAacttctcttctcccccccttcattttcttttcacctcctccctcGACCCCCTTTCCTCTGCTCCACTTTCCCAGAAACCCCCTCTTTATCAGATCCGTCCTCACCGATCACAAAATGCAGCGAGCGTTTACACACACGATAAatcagatatttatttatagatgaGAAAATCTTTAACCTAAACTGCATTGCATTTTTCAGTTTATGACTGTTGTCCAGCAAGAAAGGGGCTATAAATGCTGTCAAttaattttctgtcaatcaagtAAGTCATTCATTGACTAAATCGACGCCACAatttagaataaaaacaacGTTTGAAGTGGAGATGTTTTTAATTCCTGTGCCGGAGAGATGTTTGTGTGAAGGAGGGAGCGAAAGCAGAGAAGGGGATGGCGGAGGAGAGGAAATCCCTCGTTTCATCCGcccacctctctcctccagcgAGAACAGGTAAAGCCGTCCGCGgtggcggctgctgctgctactcgCTTCCTCCCCGACCATAAAAGGCAAAAAGGCTTCCgctctgttgccatggcagcagcACACTGTTACCtcgcagtgttttttttttttactcgttAACCCACACCGGCCTCTTTTCAGAATGAAATCAAAGGCTTCACAGACGTCCACGGCTAACGCGTCACTGGCTGAGTTACTGCTCATTTGAATGTGATGTCATACCTGaggccccccccctctcaccttgttgaggtggagctgctgctgctgaaactgCTGCTTgtgcttctccaggaactgctggtgctgctgctggaccaccagctgctgcagggcCAGGGCCTGGGCGTGAGCCTGCGCGGCGCTCCCCTGGGGCAGGGGGGCCGACTGGGTCCGCCCCAGGGGCCGGTGCTGCCGCTGCAGCTTGGCCATGGACGCTGCCGGCAACATCGACAGGCCGCTCACACCTGGGGCGCAAAAATAAACGAGGAAGGCTTTTGGTTAGAAGGGGAGGCGGTGACTCACACCGGGAGAGGAACAGAGGGGGCATTGTTTTAATCGGACACAGGCTTCATGTTGGACGTCCGATTAGGGCCACAAAGGCTTTCATTTTCTGCACTTGGTCCGTGCTATTTAGGGATGGCAGCATTTTAACATG encodes the following:
- the LOC117742431 gene encoding histone deacetylase 4-like isoform X2, encoding MTSHSHQEGLLGKEQPLEVLKTSALNHIPTVDINSALPLRLPPAAIPMDLRVDHHHHQQQQQQVSSLSPPGQQSSGPGLLGGTCQAGGGVREQQLQQELLTLKQKQQIQRQILIAEFQRQHEQLSRQHEVQLQEHIKQQQELLALKHQQELLEHQRKMENHRLEQELEKQQREQKLLLLKNKERGQESAVASTEVKMRLQEFVLNKKKALAQRSLNQGGLHNDAPYWYRKTQHSSLDQSSPPQTGLSTYNHPVLGVYNPRDDFPLRKTASEPNLKLRSRLKQKVSERRSSPLLRRRDSPITTAKKRSLDMADSACSSAPGSGPSSPNNSSNNIPNENGITVSNNTEASLVQRLCSGAERGSVNQLSLYTSPSLPNITLGLPATATATAASNVTSAQQDGSLQPALSLSPPFLSGGHLTTYLAEAAAGTGGHGAHSPLLQHMVLMEQSPAQSPLVTGVSGLSMLPAASMAKLQRQHRPLGRTQSAPLPQGSAAQAHAQALALQQLVVQQQHQQFLEKHKQQFQQQQLHLNKMMTKPSESPVGRQHQSHPEETEEELREHQDGGALPPGVTIKQEPPDPQELQEEALQQQHRERLAEQELLFRQQALLLEQQRIHQLRNYQASMEAAGLSISFPGHRPLSRAQSSPASASSFPISVPSLEPPVKPRFTTGLVYDSLMQKHQCMCGNTNSHPEHAGRIQSIWSRLQETGLRAHCECIRGRKATLEELQTVHSEAHVLLYGTNPLRQKLDCSVTPMFVRLPCGGVGVDSDTIWNEVHSSSAARLAVGSVVELVFKVATGELKNGFAVVRPPGHHAEESTPMGFCYFNSVAIAAKLLQQRLSVTKILIVDWDVHHGNGTQQAFYDDPNVLYLSIHRYDDGNFFPGSGAPDEVGSGPGVGFNVNVAFTGGLDPPMGDVEYLAAFRSVVMPIANEFAPDIVLVSSGFDAVEGHPPPLGGYTLTSKCFGYLTRQLMTLAGSRVVLALEGGHDLTAICDASEACVAALLGQELDPLPKAVLEQRPNPNAVRSLEKVLETHSKYWGSVHRCSPLLGLSLLEAKRGDSEEAEAVSAMASLSVANTNAMDQRPEEEPMEEEEPL